The genomic region GCGTCAGGTCCCCGTACGAGGCGACACAGCCCAGGATCCAGCATAGCTCCGTGTGCTCCGGGACGGCGGACTGGACATAGAGGACAGACCGCTCAGGGTCGATCCCGCACGCGACGAGGTCGAGGGCGAGCTCCCGCCGCGCCGTGCGGAGCTCGGCGGGCACCGTGTCCTCGTTGGTGAGAGCGTGGTAGTCGGCGATACAGTAGATACACTCGTTTCCCTGCTGGAGCTCGACCCAGCGCTCGATCGCCCCGAAGTAGTTCCCGATGTGGAGCTCCCCTGTTGGCTGGATGCCTGAGAAGATGCGCATGGATGATCGGCGGCAGTATAGGGAGCTTCGCGCCTGCCCACAAGAGACTCTCCTCGGCAACCAGCGGGACGGAGCCGAGTCGGGACTTGTTCGAGGAATGATCTGGTTGGACGACGGTACCCTGAAGCGCTGCTTGCCGCCCACCACCGACTTGCCCATGAGCAGGGCCGTCTCGTGCGGCGGCTGGTGGATCTCGCCTACGCCGGCACCCGGCAACGCCTGGTGCGGGTGCTCCTAGAACTCGGGGAGGAGCACGGGGCAGCGGAGGGAGGTGGGGTGCGGATCGATATTCCTCTTTCGCTTCGGGACCTGGCGGAGATGATCGGAGCAAGCCGACAAGCGACCTGCAAGGA from Candidatus Bipolaricaulis anaerobius harbors:
- a CDS encoding helix-turn-helix domain-containing protein, with amino-acid sequence MRRLVDLAYAGTRQRLVRVLLELGEEHGAAEGGGVRIDIPLSLRDLAEMIGASRQATCKELQLLRAKGLIEVVWPRVFLSDLEHLRQLS